The Etheostoma cragini isolate CJK2018 chromosome 5, CSU_Ecrag_1.0, whole genome shotgun sequence genome contains a region encoding:
- the ap3m2 gene encoding AP-3 complex subunit mu-2: protein MIHSLFLINASGDIFLEKHWKSVVSRSVCDYFFEAQERATEPENVPPVIPTPHHYLISVLRHRIYFVAVIQSEVPPLFVIEFLHRVVDTFQDYFGVCTEAAIKDNVVVVYELLEEMLDNGFPLATESNILKELIKPPTILRTMVNTITGSTNVGEQLPTGQLSVVPWRRTGVKYTNNEAYFDVVEEIDAIIDKSGSTITAEIQGVIDACVKLTGMPDLTLSFMNPRLLDDVSFHPCVRFKRWEAERILSFIPPDGNFRLLSYHVSSQNLVAIPVYIKHNITFREGSSQGRFDLTLGPKQTMGKAVESVLVSSQLPRGVLNANLNPTQGTYTFDPVTKMLSWDVGKINPQKLPSLKGTMSLQAGASKPDENPTINIQLKIQQMAISGLKVNRLDMYGEKYKPFKGIKYMTKAGKFQVRT from the exons ATGATCCACAGCCTGTTCCTAATCAACGCCTCCGGGGACATTTTCCTGGAGAAGCACTGGAAGAGCGTGGTCAGCCGCTCTGTGTGTGACTACTTCTTTGAGGCGCAGGAGCGCGCCACTGAGCCGGAGAACGTCCCACCAGTCATACCCACACCGCATCACTACCTTATCAGTGTGCTCAGGCATCGCATCTACTTTGTTGCAGTCATCCAGAGTGAGGTGCCACCGCTGTTTGTCATCGAGTTCCTGCACAGAGTCGTCGACACGTTCCAG GACTATTTTGGCGTGTGTACCGAGGCTGCCATTAAGGACAATGTGGTTGTGGTCTATGAACTACTGGAAGAGATGCTGGACAACGGCTTTCCGCTGGCTACAGAGTCCAACATCCTCAAAGAGCTCATTAAGCCTCCCACCATCCTCCGCACAATGGTCAACACCATCACAG GCAGCACCAATGTTGGTGAACAGCTCCCTACAGGCCAGCTGTCAGTGGTGCCATGGCGACGCACCGGAGTCAAATACACCAACAACGAGGCCTATTTTGACGTGGTGGAGGAGATCGATGCTATCATTGATAAATCAG GCTCCACTATTACAGCAGAAATCCAGGGAGTCATTGATGCCTGTGTAAAACTGACAGGCATGCCCGacctcactctctctttcatg AATCCTCGGCTGCTGGATGATGTCAGCTTCCACCCGTGTGTTCGGTTCAAGCGCTGGGAAGCTGAGCGGATCCTCTCCTTCATCCCCCCCGATGGCAACTTCCGGTTGCTCTCCTACCATGTCAGCTCTCAGAA CCTGGTGGCGATCCCAGTGTACATCAAGCACAACATCACCTTCCGAGAGGGGAGCTCCCAGGGCCGTTTTGACTTGACTCTGGGACCCAAACAGACCATGGGCAAGGCCGTTGAGTCGGTCCTTGTCAGCAGCCAGCTGCCCCGCGGCGTCCTGAACGCCAACCTCAACCCCACCCAGGGAACATACACCTTTGACCCAGTCACAAAG ATGTTGAGCTGGGATGTTGGCAAGATCAACCCTCAGAAGCTTCCCAGCCTGAAAGGCACCATGAGCCTGCAGGCCGGGGCCTCCAAACCTGACGAGAACCCCACCATCAACATCCAGTTAAAGATCCAACAGATGGCCATCTCag GGCTGAAGGTGAATCGACTGGACATGTACGGTGAGAAGTATAAACCTTTCAAAGGTATCAAATACATGACCAAAGCTGGCAAGTTCCAGGTGCGGACATAA